CGACCTGGAAAAACACCCACAACAGATTCTCGGGTATGAGAATCCTGAGAAATGGGGCATTAATCCGATGCTGCACCTTATTGGAGGAAATTGTGACTCAAAATAATCATTCAAATCTCACCGTGCACCCTATTCACAACAGGCTCATGATCGAAATCCATATTTGTGATTCGATTGACAAGTACCGTGAAATGACAGGGCACCCTGACGTGCCGGTTTCTGAGATTACTGCTGAGACAGGCTTCACTGCCATGGCGCTCCAACCTCATCTCCAAAAATGGATTGATGACGGCGAAGCAATGCCCAGTAACCAAAACAGGAATATTGATGAGCACATTGAGTACCAAGGGAAAACTTACACGCACATCCGCATCACCGAGAAGTTCGTCCGGTGACCACGACGCAATAATTTCCACTCCCCTGTTCCGGCCAGAATTCATCTGGCCGGTTTTTTTTATTCAGTAGATTTCCTTCCACTCGATTTCCCCAAAAACTTCCGCCCTATCCCACATACCCCTTAGAGGGGAATGTTTCCCCCTGCATAAACCCACGGGAGGATTTTATGAAGTTCAACAAAGTAATGCTTGGAGGAAACCTGACCAGAGACCCGGAGCTGCGCCACACAACAGAGAATAAACCTGTTGTGGAATTTGGCCTGGCTATCAACAACCCATTCAACGAAGAGGAAGTCCTTTTCCTCGACATCACAGCATGGGGCAAGGCCGCGGAGAACACTGCCAAGTTCACCAAAAAAGGTTCCAGTGTCTTCATCGAAGGTCGGCTCAAACCTAATAACTGGGAAGACAAGGAAACCGGCCAGAAACGCAGCAAGATCACCGTAACCGCTGAAACCGTCCAGTTTCTCGACAAGAAACCAGCTGAGTAGCACAGCCCA
This portion of the Desulfurispirillum indicum S5 genome encodes:
- a CDS encoding single-stranded DNA-binding protein; this translates as MKFNKVMLGGNLTRDPELRHTTENKPVVEFGLAINNPFNEEEVLFLDITAWGKAAENTAKFTKKGSSVFIEGRLKPNNWEDKETGQKRSKITVTAETVQFLDKKPAE